A genomic stretch from Neospora caninum Liverpool complete genome, chromosome III includes:
- a CDS encoding neuronal nitric oxide synthase, related: MIQASHPRALLAFFAVLAAAATSVQHVVGFRVTKVEPPVIDHRDTASCGARVGDASADAYFSRLRATAAVNLVQGYQARSHAVSSSSSPFAARQCSNWMARHCLAQSSERFVPPPCTFGRPLAVHLDRTTRRKPSDTRTGVFGTPEPTSRTHDASKVDELRVPINTFRPTSPLICRVVSVTPATSQDPAAEASDSGTPQVFSIVLDHGKQLPFVEGQSIGIMPPCAAPPAAASLKEQRDSPGAEASTSQKNSTQPGGQGLQTTDAPSVSKRRVLPRIYSIASSRDGDDGCGSTLTLCVRKHIYSDPVTGKRDRQKDGVCSTYICDAKRGDEIEVTGPIGKALLLPSNSETPLVMLATGTGVAPFRGHLQALRRIKNCDVPPGGPQEAPPAKKPRVLLFIGARTAAAVPYMNEWRDIRANRGREFIDIYFALSRQMQNPQGRRLYIQDVLWREREKVWKALKLDGGHLYACGLKRMMDGVHEVLGNMAEENGLPRDHLVCLLKQQRRWHVEVY, translated from the exons ATGATTCAGGCCTCTCATCCTCGAGCACTCTTGGCTTTTTTTGCGGTTTTAGCCGCTGCGGCTACATCCGTTCAACATGTCGTGGGCTTCCGTGTCACAAAGGTAGAACCACCTGTGATTGATCACCGAGACACAGCCTCGTGCGGTGCGCGGGTGGGTGACGCTTCTGCTGACGCGTACTTTTCACG GCTGCGTGCCACGGCGGCCGTGAACTTGGTTCAAGGCTACCAGGCTCGATCCCACGCCGTCTCCAGCTCCAGTTCACCATTTGCAGCGAGGCAATGTAGTAACTGGATGGCGAGGCATTGTCTCGCCCAGTCCTCTGAGCGTTTCGTCCCACCCCCGTGCACATTCGGAAGACCCCTGGCAGTACATCTGGACCGTACCACCAGGCGCAAACCGTCCGATACACGAACGGGCGTTTTCGGGACACCCGAGCCTACCTCTCGCACACACGATGCTTCCAAAGTCGACGAGCTCAGAGTGCCAATCAATAC CTTTCGGCCGACGTCGCCCTTAATATGCCGAGTCGTCTCAGTTACTCCGGCGACTTCGCAAGACCCAGCGGCCGAAGCCTCAGACAGTGGAACGCCTCAGGTGTTTTCTATTGTCTTGGACCATGGCAAGCAGCTGCCCTTCGTCGAAGGCCAATCTATAGGTATCATGCCGCCGTGTGCAGCACCCCCAGCAGCGGCCTCCCTGAAGGAACAAAGAGACAGTCCCGGAGCAGAAGCCTCGACTAGTCAAAAGAACTCTACTCAGCCAGGTGGACAAGGGCTGCAGACCACGGACGCCCCGAGTGTATCTAAACGTCGCGTGCTTCCGCGGATATACAGCATCGCATCGAGTCGGGATGGCGACGATGGCTGCGGCAGCACGTTGACTCTC TGTGTCAGGAAGCATATCTATTCGGACCCCGTTACTGGCAAGAGGGACCGACAAAAGGACGGTGTCTGCTCGACGTATATTTGCGACGCCAAGCGTGGAGATGAAATCGAGGTGACAG GCCCAATAGGAAAAGCGTTATTGCTTCCTTCAAATTCAGAGACCCCGCTCGTGATGCTCGCGACCGGCACGGGCGTGGCACCCTTTCGTGGCCACCTACAGGCTCTCCGGAGGATCAAGAATTGTGACGTGCCCCCAG GTGGGCCTCAAGAGGCGCCTCCTGCAAAGAAGCCGAgagttcttctcttcatAGGGGCCAGGACAGCCGCAGCAGTGCCCTATATGAATGAGTGGAGAGATATTCGAGCAAACCGAGGCCGAGAGTTCATCGACATCTATTTTGCTCTCTCAAGACAAATGCAAAACccgcagggaagaaggcTGTACATTCAA GACGTGCTttggcgagaacgcgagaaggtgTGGAAGGCATTGAAGCTGGACGGCGGCCATCTTTACGCATGTGGCTTAAAGCGTATGATGGATGGCGTCCACGAGGTCCTCGGAAATAtggcggaagaaaacggcctCCCTAGGGACCATCTCGTCTGCCTACTTAAGCAGCAACGCCGTTGGCACGTTGAGGTGTATTGA